One Phoenix dactylifera cultivar Barhee BC4 chromosome 14, palm_55x_up_171113_PBpolish2nd_filt_p, whole genome shotgun sequence DNA window includes the following coding sequences:
- the LOC113463626 gene encoding protein FAR1-RELATED SEQUENCE 5-like, which produces MENITTLTPSMGFDSPHEGEMEPLIPIQPQGEAMAVESMVPNSGAMLLPAPPEGPTGGDGRELVPAAGGLEASAGHSGDSEEPRLGMEFDSPDAARAFFSAYAERVGFRIRNSKSFTSRVDDTVIMRRFVCSKQGRPTKKDPFDLTKKRRNRASSREGCKSMLQVNRRENGMWAVSRCVLEHCHPLGIAPKPSPAAQKKLTKKPWELLVTPPAETQQSGLGPGGGVAQSLLEYFKRMQADNPAFFYAVQVDQNNCVANVFWADARARMAYSYFGDAIMVDMTCKKNKRVVPFIAFTGVNHHRQLIVFGCAFMTDESEASFTWLFETWLALMSGRRPVSLITAYNDAMGAATSNVLPNVQHRFCKRDIFHKCKEKLSNVYLAHPSFKAEFKKCVSDSESIGEFESCWKLIMDQYNLKENMWLQSLYDMRQKWVPVYARSTFFAELSGAPKLETMHKFFQRHSITTTSLRDLVTQFDKAMAGQYEKEIQADFATIHNRPVLKTPSPLEKQASEIYTKTIFDFLQEELVESSGFLMEKIEDGVVRKFRVIKINDASKVYMVNYNASEKSICCSCCKFEFSGILCRHVFRVSIVVGILAFPEGYILRRWTRNAKSNLSYDHCGVLQTSCHKAVTWRCNDLCRDAIRFAEEGATSAMIYKVAKGALQKAFAEVFAAKRGSSFNGTR; this is translated from the exons ATGGAGAACATCACAACCCTAACCCCGTCGATGGGGTTCGATAGCCCCCACGAGGGGGAAATGGAACCTCTGATCCCCATCCAACCCCAAGGAGAAGCCATGGCCGTCGAATCGATGGTCCCCAACTCCGGCGCCATGCTGCTCCCCGCCCCGCCGGAGGGTCCGACGGGAGGGGATGGGAGGGAGTTGGTGCCCGCCGCCGGAGGATTGGAAGCCTCGGCAGGGCACTCTGGGGATTCCGAGGAGCCGCGCCTCGGGATGGAGTTCGACTCCCCCGACGCTGCCCGGGCCTTCTTCTCGGCCTACGCCGAGCGGGTCGGCTTCCGGATTCGCAACAGCAAGTCCTTCACTTCCCGGGTTGATGACACCGTGATCATGCGGCGGTTCGTGTGCTCGAAGCAGGGCCGGCCGACGAAAAAGGACCCCTTTGACCTCACCAAGAAGCGCCGCAACCGGGCATCGTCACGTGAGGGCTGCAAGTCCATGCTCCAGGTCAACCGCCGCGAGAATGGCATGTGGGCGGTATCAAGGTGCGTGCTTGAGCACTGCCACCCTCTCGGAATCGCCCCCAAGCCGTCCCCTGCTGCCCAGAAGAAGCTCACCAAGAAGCCATGGGAGCTCCTCGTGACCCCTCCTGCTGAAACCCAGCAAAGTGGGCTGGGGCCTGGAGGGGGCGTAGCCCAGAGCCTCCTGGAATACTTCAAACGGATGCAGGCAGATAATCCAGCATTCTTTTATGCAGTTCAAGTTGACCAGAATAATTGCGTGGCCAATGTGTTCTGGGCTGACGCGAGGGCAAGGATGGCTTACAGCTACTTTGGTGATGCAATCATGGTTGACATGACGTGCAAGAAAAACAAGCGTGTGGTGCCATTTATCGCATTCACTGGTGTGAACCATCATAGGCAGCTCATCGTGTTCGGGTGTGCCTTCATGACTGATGAGAGTGAAGCTTCATTTACTTGGCTTTTTGAGACATGGCTTGCATTGATGAGTGGACGCCGGCCGGTATCACTTATTACTGCTTACAATGATGCCATGGGTGCTGCCACTTCAAATGTGCTCCCCAATGTCCAGCATCGCTTCTGCAAGAGAGACATCTTTCACAAGTGCAAGGAGAAGCTGTCCAATGTCTACTTGGCACATCCTTCATTTAAAGCGGAGTTCAAGAAATGCGTAAGTGATTCTGAAAGCATCGGAGAGTTTGAGTCATGCTGGAAGTTAATAATGGATCAGTACAATTTGAAGGAGAATATGTGGTTGCAATCTTTATATGATATGCGTCAAAAATGGGTTCCAGTGTATGCCAGAAGCACGTTCTTTGCTGAACTGTCTGGGGCTCCAAAGTTGGAAACCATGCACAAATTCTTCCAGAGGCACTCAATTACGACGACCTCTTTGCGTGATTTAGTTACTCAGTTTGATAAGGCCATGGCAGGGCAGTATGAGAAGGAAATTCAAGCGGACTTTGCTACCATTCATAACAGGCCAGTCTTGAAGACTCCATCTCCATTGGAGAAACAAGCGTCCGAAATATACACAAAAACTATATTTGATTTTCTTCAGGAGGAACTTGTCGAGTCTTCAGGTTTCTTGATGGAAAAAATCGAGGATGGGGTGGTTCGCAAGTTCCGTGTGATAAAAATCAATGATGCTAGTAAAGTGTACATGGTCAATTATAATGCTTCTGAAAAAAGTATATGCTGTAGCTGCTGCAAGTTTGAGTTCTCAGGTATTTTATGCAGGCATGTGTTCAGAGTATCAATAGTTGTTGGTATACTTGCATTTCCAGAAGGTTACATCTTGAGGCGATGGACCAGGAATGCCAAGAGTAATTTGTCTTATGATCATTGTGGTGTGCTTCAAACTAGTTGTCATAAAGCTGTGACATGGCGTTGCAATGATCTCTGCCGTGATGCCATTAGATTTGCAGAAGAGGGGGCTACATCTGCAATGATCTATAAAGTTGCAAAGGGGGCATTGCAGAAGGCTTTTGCAGAGGTTTTTGCTGCAAAAAGGGGTTCATCATTTAATGGAACAAG GTAG
- the LOC120113056 gene encoding protein FAR1-RELATED SEQUENCE 5-like: protein MEVGAALGLDFNPESIEVDAGDSVLLEDNVGEKEEEEEEEEGDVENPVVEMSCQFMGTEFPFDGGVQGKLELQMEPSEPYVGMEFDSLESARKFYFDYAEHVGFRVRNNRFRTSRRDDSIIMRRFVCCKEGFYLKNEKRKNDGKERRKRASIREGCKAMLEVVRKDKDRWAVTKLIIEHNHAFVVNIRASKPKKKRAPLAFPVEMSSLFGEGFGAEERQNAVWGGGEAFSLLQYFRKMQTKNPAFFYSIEVDETNKLKNVFWANAKARMAYSYFGDVVALDTTYKKNKLMMPFVLFTGVNRHLQPVVFGCSVLLDETETSYIWLFETFLVAMSGRLPVSFVTDHCKVLAAAVMKVFHGTHHRFCKWRILSKCKEKLPDICSTQAARASLKGDMKKCIDETDTVQDFESLWEAFLLKYNLTENEWIQSLYEVRQQWATVYLKDKFFAEMSPTQRSESMNKFFQRNFETKTSLFEFVAKFDQAIAGQYEKEVQADFANMITRPVLKTSSLLEKQASETYTKTIFAIFQEELVQALGYSVEKFQDGSVCRYHVALNAEGARMTYDVTFDSSETRARCSCQKFEFSGIICRHILRAFQAVGLCKLPEGLILKRWTQNAKSGTVLYENCANIQGNAQNIFTQRCNDLFLDVLKHAAEGATSLVTYKAAKDALQKAFDEVVSAKKSLWSTKPELVKG from the exons ATGGAGGTTGGAGCGGCATTGGGCCTGGACTTCAATCCCGAGTCGATTGAAGTTGACGCTGGTGATTCAGTTTTACTTGAAGATAATGTCggtgaaaaagaagaggaggaggaggaggaggaaggagatgtAGAAAATCCAGTGGTTGAAATGAGCTGCCAGTTCATGGGGACAGAGTTCCCTTTTGATGGAGGTGTACAGGGGAAACTGGAACTTCAAATGGAACCGAGCGAGCCCTACGTTGGCATGGAATTTGATTCGCTCGAGTCTGCAAGGAAGTTCTACTTTGACTATGCTGAGCATGTGGGCTTCCGAGTCCGCAACAATAGGTTTAGGACCTCGAGGCGTGATGACTCCATCATCATGAGGCGGTTCGTGTGCTGCAAGGAAGGATTCTACCTGAAGAACGAGAAGAGGAAGAATGATGGCAAGGAGAGGCGGAAGCGTGCTTCAATAAGGGAAGGTTGCAAGGCAATGTTAGAGGTGGTTCGGAAGGATAAGGACAGATGGGCAGTAACTAAGCTCATTATTGAACACAACCATGCATTTGTTGTCAATATTAGAGCATCGAAGCCCAAGAAGAAGAGGGCACCGCTAGCCTTCCCTGTTGAGATGAGCTCACTGTTTGGAGAAGGCTTTGGTGCTGAGGAAAGACAAAATGCTGTCTGGGGAGGAGGCGAGGCCTTTAGCCTCTTGCAATACTTTAGAAAGATGCAAACAAAGAATCctgcatttttttattcaattgaAGTTGATGAAACTAACAAGTTAAAGAATGTTTTCTGGGCCAATGCAAAGGCTCGGATGGCATACAGTTACTTTGGTGATGTTGTTGCTCTTGatacaacatataaaaaaaacaaGCTGATGATGCCCTTTGTGCTGTTTACAGGGGTAAATCGTCACTTGCAACCTGTTGTGTTTGGGTGTTCCGTGCTCTTGGATGAGACAGAAACTTCTTACATATGGCTGTTTGAAACATTTCTAGTGGCTATGAGTGGACGTCTTCCAGTTTCATTCGTTACTGATCATTGCAAAGTTTTAGCAGCAGCAGTTATGAAGGTATTCCATGGCACCCATCACCGTTTTTGCAAGTGGAGGATCTTGAGCAAATGCAAGGAGAAGTTGCCTGATATCTGTTCAACACAAGCAGCTCGAGCTTCTCTCAAAGGGGATATGAAGAAATGCATCGATGAGACGGATACGGTTCAAGACTTTGAGTCATTATGGGAGGCATTCCTTCTTAAGTATAATCTGACGGAGAATGAATGGATTCAATCATTATATGAGGTCCGCCAACAGTGGGCCACAGTATACTTGAAGGATAAGTTCTTCGCAGAAATGTCTCCTACTCAAAGATCTGAAAGTATGAACAAGttttttcaaagaaattttGAAACAAAGACAAGCTTATTTGAATTTGTTGCAAAGTTTGATCAGGCCATTGCAGGACAGTATGAGAAGGAAGTTCAGGCAGATTTTGCTAATATGATAACTAGACCTGTTTTGAAAACTTCATCATTATTAGAAAAGCAAGCATCAGAGACCTACACAAAAACCATATTTGCCATATTTCAGGAGGAGCTTGTCCAGGCCTTGGGTTATTCGGTGGAAAAATTCCAGGATGGTTCTGTCTGCAGATACCATGTGGCTCTTAATGCAGAGGGTGCCCGTATGACATATGACGTCACCTTTGATTCTTCTGAAACAAGAGCAAGATGTAGTTGCCAAAAGTTTGAGTTCTCAGGCATCATATGCAGACATATATTGAGGGCTTTTCAGGCGGTTGGTCTTTGTAAGCTTCCAGAAGGTCTCATTTTGAAAAGGTGGACACAGAATGCCAAGAGTGGCACTGTTTTATATGAAAATTGTGCCAACATTCAGGGAAATGCTCAAAATATTTTTACTCAGCGATGCAACGATCTTTTCTTAGATGTTCTAAAACATGCAGCAGAAGGGGCAACATCTTTGGTGACTTATAAGGCTGCAAAAGATGCTCTGCAAAAGGCTTTTGATGAAGTTGTTTCTGCAAAAAAGTCCTTGTGGTCAACAAAACCAG AACTTGTCAAGGGATGA
- the LOC103715667 gene encoding ferric reduction oxidase 7, chloroplastic-like, producing the protein MAKLSVHEPLLSNGGVEHGSSKHMPFACSLAKWVLKSLMWIIFIIWVAAIFFYPTDLVRSLQSRWISITENSVFGITGSIFLGFSAPILIIAFLAFIYITAFPRDHFEKKNSKFSRFRLWTFPVLVDGPFGVVSAAEFIGILLFSVYVLWSITAYTIQADSLISKFPLPSKEKGTFMLELIGLRLGSIGLFCMLFLFLPVARGSVLLRLIDIPFEHATRYHVWLGHLTMALFTFHGICYVVAWSLQGRLQQEIREWKNIGVANFPGVISLLAGLLMWVTSLHPVRKNYFELFFYTHQLYVIFVVFLALHVGDFIFSMAAGAVFLFILDRFLRFCQSRTTVDIISAVSRPCGTVELILSKPANLRYNALSFIFLQVRELPWLQWHPFSVSSSPLDGRYHLSILIKVLGTWTGKLRDIITNVPDQPQKDSQSQPSSITASVEGPYGHESPYHLMYENLILVAGGIGISPFLAILSDILHRIREGKPCLPKNVLVVWAVKKSKELSLLSAVDAQHIYSSFSDKLHLDIQAYVTQESEPSLEEGKVDVSMMSPSLSTTNGSMMSCLVGTGNNIWSGIYVVASTLGFILLFGIVEVYYIKPFGVSAWWYRGLLFTLCMVAGVIFLGGIVVYFWNQWEKCSSRNEKWTVDAAKGNLGHCREPSLHGEMSMTSLSSLQTTRYGCRPDFQDIFSSFSENVGRADVGVIVCGPPGLQSGVAREIRSQNIRGSWNQAVFHFNSHSFDL; encoded by the exons ATGGCCAAACTCTCGGTTCACGAGCCCCTTCTGTCCAATGGAGGGGTTGAGCATGGCTCTTCCAAGCACATGCCTTTTGCATGCTCTTTGGCTAAATGGGTGCTAAAATCTTTGATGTGGATCATTTTCATAATTTGGGTTGCTGCAATATTTTTCTACCCTACCGACTTGGTGAGGAGTCTGCAATCGAGATGGATTAGTATTACCGAAAATTCTGTTTTTGGGATTACAG GAAGCATATTTCTTGGATTCAGTGCGCCGATTCTCATCATTGCATTTCTGGCATTTATATACATAACTGCCTTCCCCAGAGATCATTTTGA GAagaagaattcaaaattttcgaGGTTTCGACTCTGGACATTCCCTGTCCTAGTTGATGGACCATTTGGTGTTGTCTCTGCTGCAGAATTTATCGGGATCCTCCTTTTTTCTGTATATGTTCTCTGGTCGATTACTGCTTATACAATACAAGCCGATAGCTTGATTTCGAAATTTCCACTGCCTTCGAAAGAAAAAGG TACTTTCATGCTGGAACTTATTGGGCTTCGGTTAGGCTCAATTGGACTATTTTGCATGCTATTCTTGTTTCTGCCAGTTGCAAGGGGTTCAGTTCTTCTTCGTTTAATAGATATTCCATTTGAGCATGCCACCAGATACCATGTCTGGCTTGGACATCTTACAATGGCTCTCTTCACATTTCACGGCATATGTTATGTTGTTGCGTGGTCATTGCAGGGGCGTCTCCAGCAAGAA ATTCGAGAGTGGAAGAATATTGGTGTTGCTAATTTTCCTGGGGTAATTAGCCTGTTGGCGGGTTTGTTGATGTGGGTGACATCATTGCATCCTGTGCGGAAAAACTattttgagcttttcttttacaCCCATCAATTGTATGTGATCTTTGTTGTGTTCTTAGCGCTGCATGTTGGAGACTTCATCTTCAGCATGGCAGCTGGAGCAGTTTTCCTTTTCATACTTGATCGTTTTCTGCGGTTCTGCCAGTCTCGAACTACAGTTGATATCATTTCAGCAGTGTCTCGCCCATGTGGAACCGTGGAATTGATCCTTTCGAAGCCAGCAA ATCTTCGTTACAATGCTCTCAGCTTTATTTTCCTTCAAGTACGAGAATTGCCATGGTTGCAGTGGCATCCATTCAGTGTTTCCTCCAGTCCTTTGGATGGTAGATACCATCTGTCAATTTTAATAAAAGTACTTGGCACATGGACAGGGAAACTGAGGGATATCATCACTAATGTTCCGGACCAGCCTCAAAAGGACTCTCAGTCACAACCTAGTAGTATAACAGCCTCTGTTGAAGGGCCATATGGACATGAGTCGCCCTACCACTTGAT GTATGAAAATCTCATACTGGTAGCTGGTGGCATTGGTATTTCACCCTTCCTGGCCATATTGAGTGACATCCTTCACCGAATTAGGGAGGGAAAACCTTGTTTACCAAAGAATGTATTGGTTGTTTGGGCTGTTAAAAAATCTAAGGAGCTTTCTCTCCTTTCAGCAGTTGATGCACAGCACATATATTCATCTTTCTCCGATAAATTGCATCTGGATATTCAAGCTTATGTAACTCAAGAATCAGAGCCTTCATTG GAAGAGGGTAAAGTTGATGTGAGCATGatgtctccctctctttccacaACAAATGGTAGTATGATGTCATGTTTGGTTGGCACAGGGAATAACATCTGGTCTGGAATTTATGTCGTTGCATCTACTCTTGGTTTCATTCTATTATTCGGTATTGTGGAAGTATATTACATCAAACCATTTGGAGTATCTGCTTGGTGGTACCGGGGGCTCTTGTTTACCTTATGCATGGTTGCTGGTGTCATTTTTCTGGGGGGTATTGTTGTTTACTTCTGGAACCAATGGGAAAAATGTAGCTCACGCAATGAAAAGTGGACAGTTGATGCTGCAAAAGGCAACTTGGGGCATTGCAGGGAGCCAAGTCTCCATGGGGAGATGAGTATGACAAGTCTTTCAAGTCTGCAAACGACTCGGTATGGATGCAGGCCTGATTTTCAAG ACATTTTCAGTTCGTTCTCGGAGAATGTGGGCCGTGCCGATGTGGGTGTAATTGTATGTGGACCACCTGGCCTCCAGTCTGGTGTTGCGAGGGAGATCAGGTCACAGAACATCAGAGGCAGCTGGAATCAAGCAGTCTTCCATTTCAACAGCCACAGCTTTGATCTCTAG
- the LOC103715656 gene encoding peroxidase 5-like, giving the protein MAPATLLFFLIFVQSANALNTRRSELQLGFYNSTCPDVEQIVHDVVRNRHFLDPTIAAGLIRLHFHDCFVRGCDASILLDETPSGEPVEKVSVANGYTLHGIEVIDTIKSIIESFCPGTVSCADILAFAARDAAVLAGLQHYPVPSGRRDGTVSRAVETLDLPGPFATVEQLTRNFAKKGFSQSEMVVLSGAHSIGGAHCPSFSGRLYNYTAALPQDPTIETVHAEYLKTKCPDPRTTAAEALEAQKVNFIPAAGTSLDGSYYAEMQMGKGLLASDQVLMTERRTRTVVERMAADRSKWARKFAKAMSKMGLVEVLTGDQGEVRRDCRLVN; this is encoded by the exons atggcTCCGGCCACCCTGTTGTTCTTCCTCATCTTCGTGCAATCCGCAAATGCTTTGAACACAAGGAGGTCAGAACTCCAACTTGGATTCTACAACTCTACATGCCCGGATGTTGAACAGATTGTGCATGATGTTGTCCGCAACCGCCATTTCCTGGATCCGACCATCGCTGCCGGCCTGATCCGCCTCCATTTCCACGACTGTTTCGTTCGA GGTTGCGATGCATCCATCCTGCTCGATGAGACGCCGTCCGGCGAGCCTGTCGAGAAGGTGTCGGTGGCTAATGGCTACACGCTGCATGGTATCGAAGTCATCGACACAATAAAAAGCATCATCGAGAGTTTCTGCCCGGGGACCGTCTCCTGCGCCGACATCCTCGCCTTCGCCGCTCGTGATGCTGCGGTCCTTGCCGGGCTCCAGCACTACCCGGTTCCTTCCGGCCGCCGGGACGGTACCGTCTCCCGTGCCGTAGAAACGCTCGACCTCCCGGGGCCATTCGCCACCGTCGAGCAGCTCACAAGAAACTTCGCCAAGAAAGGATTCTCGCAGAGCGAGATGGTCGTTCTCTCCGGTGCGCACTCCATCGGAGGGGCTCACTGCCCTTCATTCAGCGGCCGGCTCTACAACTACACGGCCGCCCTGCCACAAGATCCAACCATAGAGACGGTCCACGCTGAGTACCTCAAGACGAAGTGTCCGGATCCGAGGACGACGGCGGCGGAAGCTTTGGAGGCGCAGAAGGTAAATTTTATTCCGGCGGCCGGGACGTCGCTCGACGGCTCCTACTACGCGGAGATGCAGATGGGGAAGGGGTTGCTCGCGTCGGACCAGGTGCTGATGACGGAGAGAAGGACGAGGACGGTGGTGGAACGCATGGCGGCAGACCGAAGTAAATGGGCGAGGAAGTTTGCCAAGGCGATGAGCAAGATGGGGTTGGTGGAGGTACTCACAGGGGACCAGGGAGAGGTGAGGAGGGATTGCCGGCTTGTTAACTGA